TAGGATCTAAAtattacaattattttattcaaacacgagcttaattaataaatttcttactacatatgtattattattatttttatataacacTTAATATTGTCCACCTATATActagtaaaataataatattgtccATTTAAGTCATCATATTTTGTTACTACATAATTcatccgtcctaaaatataagtaaaagttggtcaagaaaagtgaaaatatatttgatcaaaatctttaatcaaatacataaagtttttttgaatcatttttgcttatattttgtgaCAAATGAAGTATGTATCATTATGATTAACTATTACTCCAAAAAGGCACcggttaatatttttcttaagtTAATCATGTCATTTTGTTTAGTACTAATACTattaggcaaatgctaacatgtgttcTTAGGGAGGTGCATTAAATTAGATATTATCCATTTATTCCACCttaatgataattaaaacattgattgataataaaaacataaaacatgtatatatttaatAAGATGTAATCACAAATACTTCAAGCCTTCCCAAAGCCAGTTTAgcttacataaaaaaaaataaaaaattgtttgttcatataaaccaaattttttgcgTAAAAACATGGAGATGTAAAATTCATGAAGTAGTAATCCTGTTTTGCTTaaacctttttttatttaattaaacatTTGAGTGCTTTGTATttgatatatattaatttaaaattttatttataatttaatatttgttttcaacttaaaaaaaataaattaaaaagttacTAACTATGGCATCTATGGCGCTTGTATTTaccaattattttaattaattgaatatggTAGGATCATAACTTTTACTCTCTTCtgtctttaatataagaaaattttcactttttaaatacattgaaacattgatgtatttagactatgATATGATTTAGATACATCAAtgtttcaatgtatctaaaaagtagaagttttcttatattaaagaccgGAAAGAGTAATTATTAAAGTTGACTATATATTAGtactttttttaaagtaaaataaatggaTATAAGTTATTAAATacaccttaacatgtgccctttaagagggcacatgttagcaagacccatatTATTATGCAAATCTCCACCTTTGTCGAGGTTTGTGGCTTTGTGCATGTCAATGTTTTTCCAACTAACACCTTTGATTTAGTATCATATACTAGGAGGGATCAATCATTAGTCATCAGTTTAATTACATTTTATGCATAACTACTACGAGTAATTGTCACTCTCATTGATTTAAGATAGTCTTATTAATTAGTTGCTTCATCGACAAATCAAAAAACATTGCAGCAGCCAGTAGTAgtactagtattatttttaaagCAAGTTTAGTTAAAGAATTCCAGCGATGGTATCAAAGTGTGGTCCAATTTGAAATAGTATTGATCACCTAACAGTCATCCCACTCATTAGGGGTAGTATTTTGTGGGTGTCGAGTTTAGAGATGACAAAAATGCCCGAACTTGCAAGCATTTGTGGATAAGATCTGTCGTTGGCATGAGGGGGATAGCTTAACGAATACTATTTgcgaataaaataaattgatattttaattactCACATTTAATAGATACTGCAAGGGttaacttaaaataaaaatgaattcaaGTTCGTGAAAATTCCAGGTTAAAACCGGTGCAAGGCGTGTCTGGAGATTAGAAATTGGTGCATGTCCAGAATACAACAATGAATGGAGCGAAGGTGATAATCCCGATAGTTCTTTGAACCGATGCAATGATGGTTTGAATCGATGCAAGACGCGGAAGATTGGAACTCGAGAGTTCTCTGGATCGATGCATAGCCAATATGCATTGATGCATATGCGCACACATTTGatgattttatgttttgattatgTTTCGAATTAGAGCAtatttattcctatttttacggattttatttttctatatatattgaGGACTTGTAACACATAGAAAAATAAGGATTTGAGGCCAACAAAAGTGGAAGGTAAAGATGAGGGCGATTTTAATTCAACAAAAGTGTATTGAAGCATTGTATGGAGAAGCACAAATGTCGTATCTAACACCTGTAGAGAAGACCGAGATGAATGATAAGACAAATGTCATTATATTGTGTCTTGAGATAAGGTGTTGAGGGAAGTATCAAGGGAGACACCTTGGTGTCTATTTAGAGTCATTGCTACTTCAATGTAATGTGAAAATTCTATTGTTTACCCCTCCCTTATAAAAATGTTGACTTAAAATTCCTTTATTTTGCCTCTGTAATATTAGAGTAAACCAAAACTGGTATACTTTACGGATTTACCCTTgttaaaagaaacaaaattccattttttgttCGAATGAATTTGGATATGAACACCGCAATTCCAAGTTAACCACCAGGTTACACCAAAGCACCGAtcgttttgaattttgatcgaTCGACTCATCAAAACGAATTATTGCAGAAAGTGTTGAGTTTTGGGGCGAAAATGGTGGTTAGGATTCGACTATCACGTTTAGGTTGCAAAAACAAACCATTCTACCGTTTAATGGCCGCCGATAGCCGATCTCCAAGAGACGGAAAACACCTCGAAGTTCTCGGTTACTATAACCCCTTACCTGTTCAAGACGGTGGCAAAAGAATGGGTATCAATTTTGATCGAGTCAAGTAAGTACTAATTAATTAACACATTCATTATCactaattaactaattaattaactttttcTATGCTAATCTGGTTACtactttctttttgttttaggtATTGGCTTTCTGTTGGAGCTCAACCGTCGAATCCGGTTGAGCGTCTTTTGTTTCGAGCAGGGTTACTTCCACCACCTCCGACTGTGGC
This portion of the Trifolium pratense cultivar HEN17-A07 linkage group LG3, ARS_RC_1.1, whole genome shotgun sequence genome encodes:
- the LOC123915684 gene encoding 30S ribosomal protein S16-2, chloroplastic/mitochondrial-like, with product MVVRIRLSRLGCKNKPFYRLMAADSRSPRDGKHLEVLGYYNPLPVQDGGKRMGINFDRVKYWLSVGAQPSNPVERLLFRAGLLPPPPTVAMGWKGGPRDTRPVDGLTGRVRDNVTAAVTENH